The Petroclostridium xylanilyticum genome includes a region encoding these proteins:
- the argC gene encoding N-acetyl-gamma-glutamyl-phosphate reductase translates to MVKVGILGATGYAGIELVRIAAQHPQVRITSVVSQSFVGQKISDIYPNLRGIVDTVCEELNIDEISMKCDVVFTALPHGASKTVIPQLIQSGLKVIDLSGDFRYNDVSVYEKWYGTKHENPELLESAVYGLPELHRDKIAGTCLVGNPGCYTTCSILGLVPLLASKLVYTNNIIIDAKSGVSGAGRSLALDYHFCECTENMKAYKIATHRHTSEIEQELSLVAQEEIIVSFTPHLIPMKRGIISTIYANLKEKYTTAQLLDIYKKYYKDEFFIRIYDEGQLPETNHVAGSNFVDIGLVVDERLNRVVVVSALDNLIKGAAGQAVQNMNIMFGLDEKMGLAAPGLYI, encoded by the coding sequence ATGGTCAAAGTTGGCATATTAGGTGCTACTGGATACGCAGGAATAGAACTGGTCAGAATTGCAGCCCAGCATCCCCAGGTACGGATTACGTCAGTAGTATCTCAAAGTTTTGTCGGACAAAAAATATCTGATATCTACCCGAATCTCCGGGGTATTGTAGATACAGTTTGTGAGGAATTAAATATAGATGAAATTTCCATGAAATGTGATGTTGTTTTTACTGCGCTGCCTCATGGTGCTTCAAAAACAGTTATTCCACAGTTAATCCAATCAGGACTGAAGGTAATTGACTTAAGCGGCGATTTTCGATATAACGATGTTTCAGTATATGAGAAATGGTACGGTACAAAACATGAAAATCCTGAATTGTTAGAAAGCGCGGTTTACGGATTACCGGAATTACATAGAGATAAAATAGCTGGCACCTGCCTTGTAGGCAATCCAGGGTGCTATACAACCTGTTCCATCCTTGGGCTGGTTCCTTTACTTGCAAGTAAGTTAGTGTATACAAATAATATTATTATTGATGCAAAGTCTGGGGTGTCCGGTGCTGGAAGAAGTCTGGCTTTGGATTATCATTTCTGTGAATGTACAGAAAATATGAAAGCATATAAAATCGCTACTCACAGGCATACTTCTGAAATTGAACAGGAATTAAGCCTTGTAGCCCAAGAGGAAATAATTGTTTCTTTTACACCTCACCTGATTCCAATGAAACGGGGAATTATAAGCACTATTTACGCTAATTTAAAAGAAAAGTATACAACTGCACAACTATTGGATATTTATAAAAAATATTATAAAGATGAATTCTTTATCAGAATATATGATGAGGGCCAACTTCCGGAAACCAACCATGTTGCCGGATCGAACTTTGTAGATATCGGACTGGTGGTTGATGAGAGATTGAACAGGGTGGTAGTAGTTTCCGCTTTGGATAATCTGATAAAGGGTGCAGCCGGACAGGCCGTACAGAATATGAATATTATGTTTGGGCTGGACGAAAAGATGGGACTCGCTGCACCGGGACTTTATATTTAG
- the argB gene encoding acetylglutamate kinase, with the protein MQILDKKLGTLNMDILIKKAGILIEALPYIQKLYGKTVVIKYGGNAMINETLKNSVMEDITLLKYIGVNPIIVHGGGPDITKALKNFNIESKFVNGLRVTDAQTIEVAQMVLVGKTNKEIVSMLNCKGGKAIGLCGIDGNLIECEQYKTVVDGVETDIGYVGKITNINSKVLELIAKDEYIPVVAPVGVGKDGQSYNINADTVAGAIASALKAEKLMLLTDVEGIKYSSDSDDIIWEISKKEIYELINKGIINGGMIPKVLGCIEALEAGVNRVHIIDGRIPHCILLEIFTDTGIGTMITK; encoded by the coding sequence ATGCAAATTCTAGATAAAAAGTTAGGAACATTAAATATGGACATATTGATTAAAAAGGCCGGCATACTCATTGAGGCTTTGCCTTATATTCAAAAGTTATATGGAAAAACCGTAGTAATAAAATATGGTGGAAATGCCATGATAAATGAAACCTTAAAAAATTCGGTTATGGAGGATATTACACTTCTCAAGTATATCGGCGTCAATCCAATTATCGTACATGGTGGGGGGCCTGATATTACAAAAGCACTTAAAAATTTCAATATTGAAAGTAAATTTGTAAATGGCTTGAGGGTAACCGATGCACAAACTATAGAAGTTGCACAAATGGTATTAGTGGGAAAAACCAACAAAGAAATTGTTTCAATGCTAAATTGTAAGGGTGGAAAGGCAATAGGATTATGCGGCATTGATGGAAATCTGATTGAATGTGAACAATATAAAACAGTAGTGGACGGAGTAGAAACGGATATCGGATATGTTGGAAAAATTACAAACATCAATTCAAAAGTATTGGAATTAATTGCGAAAGATGAGTATATCCCTGTAGTAGCACCTGTTGGAGTCGGTAAAGACGGCCAAAGCTATAATATCAATGCAGACACTGTGGCGGGTGCCATAGCTTCTGCTCTAAAGGCTGAGAAATTAATGCTGCTTACCGATGTAGAGGGTATTAAATATTCAAGCGATAGCGATGATATCATCTGGGAAATTAGTAAGAAAGAAATCTACGAATTAATTAATAAAGGAATTATCAATGGTGGTATGATACCGAAAGTATTAGGATGTATTGAAGCGCTTGAAGCCGGTGTAAACAGGGTGCACATTATTGACGGCCGTATTCCTCACTGCATACTCCTAGAAATTTTCACCGATACAGGTATTGGAACAATGATAACAAAATAA
- a CDS encoding ATP-dependent Clp protease ATP-binding subunit has product MATFENRFTERAEKALRIAHESAMELGHNYVGTEHILLGLLKEGGGVAARVLQNQGITEEKVIRRIGELIGISEKTGEQPAGLTPRTKRVLELSFVEARRMGHNYIGTEHILLGIMREGESVAVRILNDLGLDIQKLYAEIVRLLNEETPGATGAPRASTSYANTPTLNQFGRDLTEMAREGKFDPIIGRDKEIERVIQILSRRTKNNPCLIGEPGVGKTAIAEGLAQKIVEGNIPEILKDKRVVTLDLSSMVAGAKYRGEFEERLKKAMDEIRKAGNVILFIDEMHTIIGAGAAEGAIDASNILKPSLARGELQVIGATTLDEYRKYVEKDAALERRFQPITVGEPTVEETIQILKGIRDKYEAHHRVKITDNALEAAAKLSDRYITDRFLPDKAIDLIDEAASRVRLKTFTAPPDLKQLEERIEKMSKEKEEAIRTQEFEKAAKIRDEEQALKKQLEEMKSNWQQKNQTNMSIVTEEEIAEIISSWTGIPVKRLAEEESERLLKMEEVLHKRVVGQEEAVKAIAKAIRRGRVGLKDPKRPTGSFIFLGPTGVGKTELSKALAEAIFGDEDAMIRIDMSEYMEKHTVSRLVGSPPGYVGYEEGGQLTEKVRRKPYSVVLFDEIEKAHPDVFNILLQILEDGILTDAQGRRVDFRNTIIIMTSNVGARMITEPKKLGFAVTTDERKENYETIKNNVMSELKRTFRPEFLNRIDEIIVFHQLEEEHIKQVATLMLNRLIDRLKANEMTVEVTDAAKTVLAKEGFDPVYGARPLRRAIQSKVEDKLAEEMLEGKIKSGDHVVIDAENDQIVIKKK; this is encoded by the coding sequence ATGGCTACATTTGAGAACAGATTTACTGAAAGAGCTGAGAAAGCCTTACGAATTGCACATGAAAGTGCAATGGAATTGGGACATAATTATGTTGGAACAGAACACATTCTTTTAGGTTTGCTAAAGGAAGGCGGCGGTGTCGCAGCAAGGGTACTGCAAAATCAGGGAATTACTGAAGAAAAAGTTATAAGAAGAATAGGTGAGCTTATCGGTATTTCGGAAAAAACAGGGGAACAACCGGCAGGTCTTACTCCCAGAACCAAAAGGGTCTTAGAGTTGAGCTTTGTAGAAGCAAGACGAATGGGGCATAATTACATCGGGACAGAACATATTCTTTTGGGGATTATGCGAGAAGGAGAAAGTGTTGCTGTTAGGATCTTAAATGATCTCGGGTTAGATATCCAGAAACTATATGCAGAAATTGTACGCTTATTAAATGAAGAAACCCCGGGTGCAACAGGAGCACCAAGAGCTTCAACAAGTTATGCTAATACTCCTACCCTTAATCAGTTTGGTAGGGACCTTACCGAGATGGCAAGGGAAGGAAAGTTTGACCCTATCATCGGAAGGGACAAGGAAATTGAGCGGGTAATCCAGATTCTGAGCAGAAGGACCAAAAATAATCCGTGTTTAATTGGGGAACCCGGGGTTGGTAAAACTGCGATAGCAGAAGGATTAGCTCAAAAAATAGTGGAAGGAAACATTCCCGAAATTCTTAAAGATAAAAGGGTTGTTACATTAGACCTCTCATCCATGGTAGCCGGGGCAAAATACCGTGGTGAGTTCGAAGAAAGACTTAAGAAGGCTATGGATGAGATCCGTAAAGCTGGAAATGTAATTTTATTTATTGATGAAATGCATACGATCATTGGAGCTGGCGCCGCTGAAGGGGCAATAGATGCTTCCAATATATTAAAACCTTCTCTGGCCAGGGGAGAATTGCAGGTAATCGGAGCGACTACGTTGGATGAATATAGGAAGTATGTAGAAAAAGATGCTGCTTTAGAAAGAAGGTTCCAGCCTATTACCGTAGGAGAACCTACTGTTGAAGAAACCATTCAGATTTTAAAAGGTATTCGAGATAAATACGAGGCTCACCATAGAGTTAAAATTACTGATAATGCTTTAGAGGCTGCGGCAAAGCTTTCAGATAGGTATATTACTGACAGATTTTTGCCTGATAAAGCTATTGACCTGATTGATGAAGCGGCTTCAAGGGTAAGATTAAAAACTTTCACTGCGCCTCCGGACTTAAAACAACTGGAAGAAAGAATCGAAAAAATGAGTAAGGAAAAAGAGGAAGCTATCCGTACCCAGGAATTTGAAAAAGCTGCAAAAATAAGAGATGAGGAACAGGCTTTAAAGAAACAGCTGGAAGAAATGAAGAGTAATTGGCAGCAAAAGAACCAGACAAATATGTCAATTGTAACAGAAGAAGAAATTGCAGAGATTATTTCCAGTTGGACAGGAATACCGGTAAAACGTCTGGCCGAAGAAGAAAGTGAGCGTCTCTTAAAGATGGAAGAAGTCCTTCATAAGAGAGTAGTAGGCCAGGAAGAAGCTGTAAAAGCAATTGCAAAAGCCATTAGAAGAGGCCGGGTTGGATTAAAGGATCCTAAGAGACCTACAGGATCATTTATATTTCTTGGCCCGACAGGGGTAGGTAAGACAGAATTATCTAAAGCCCTGGCAGAAGCAATTTTCGGCGATGAAGATGCCATGATCAGGATTGATATGTCTGAATACATGGAGAAACATACGGTATCCAGGCTGGTTGGTTCACCGCCAGGATATGTAGGGTATGAAGAAGGTGGTCAGCTTACCGAGAAAGTTAGAAGAAAACCTTATTCAGTAGTGTTATTTGATGAAATAGAAAAAGCGCACCCTGACGTTTTTAACATTCTTCTTCAAATTCTTGAGGATGGTATACTGACAGATGCTCAGGGAAGAAGGGTTGATTTTAGAAATACAATCATTATTATGACATCTAATGTAGGAGCTCGTATGATTACCGAACCTAAGAAATTAGGTTTTGCAGTTACAACTGATGAAAGAAAAGAAAACTATGAGACTATTAAAAATAATGTAATGAGCGAGCTGAAAAGAACCTTTAGACCGGAGTTTTTAAACAGAATTGATGAAATTATTGTATTCCATCAGCTTGAAGAAGAACATATCAAGCAAGTAGCAACCCTGATGCTGAACAGGTTAATAGATAGATTGAAGGCAAATGAAATGACTGTAGAAGTTACTGATGCAGCGAAAACAGTGCTTGCAAAAGAAGGGTTTGATCCGGTTTACGGCGCAAGACCATTACGAAGAGCAATACAATCAAAGGTTGAAGATAAGTTAGCGGAAGAAATGCTTGAAGGAAAAATAAAATCAGGAGACCATGTAGTTATAGATGCTGAGAATGATCAAATCGTAATAAAAAAGAAATAA
- a CDS encoding protein arginine kinase: MSKWYVEQGPEWDVIISSRIRLARNFRNIPFPVRMNREQGEQVIQKSKNAILESNTVLSKDFEFIPMNRLNVIDRQAMVEEHLISPEMLQDTHSRGVLINRDQKISIMVNEEDHLRLQCIFPGLQLDEAWDLANKIDNILEERIEYAYSENYGYLTSCPTNVGTGMRASAMVHLPALAMTGHINSLLSAVSKLGIAVRGLYGEGSEARGNIFQISNQVTLGMSEEETLENLKGIIKQIIEQERIARNKILKESRLKLEDRLYRSFGVFSNARVMSSEEFMKLFSDVKLGVNLGIIKGIPLETINELMIITQPANIMKRYGENLSAEERDVRRAELIREKIKI; this comes from the coding sequence ATGTCTAAATGGTATGTTGAACAAGGCCCGGAATGGGATGTAATCATCAGCAGCAGGATAAGGCTTGCAAGGAATTTTAGAAATATTCCGTTTCCTGTACGTATGAATAGGGAACAGGGAGAGCAGGTTATCCAAAAAAGTAAAAATGCCATTTTAGAAAGTAATACTGTATTATCAAAGGATTTTGAGTTTATTCCTATGAATAGGTTGAATGTTATAGATAGACAGGCAATGGTGGAAGAGCATCTTATAAGTCCTGAAATGCTGCAGGATACACATTCAAGGGGAGTGCTTATAAACAGAGACCAAAAAATCAGTATAATGGTGAATGAGGAAGACCACTTAAGATTGCAATGCATTTTCCCTGGATTACAACTGGATGAAGCTTGGGATTTAGCAAATAAGATAGATAATATTCTTGAAGAAAGAATTGAATATGCCTATAGTGAAAATTATGGCTATCTTACCAGTTGTCCTACCAATGTTGGCACCGGAATGAGAGCATCGGCTATGGTTCATCTTCCTGCACTGGCAATGACTGGACATATCAATAGCCTGCTAAGTGCTGTAAGTAAGCTTGGTATTGCAGTGAGAGGACTTTATGGAGAGGGCAGTGAAGCCAGGGGGAATATCTTTCAGATATCCAACCAGGTTACCCTGGGAATGTCAGAGGAAGAGACTCTGGAAAATTTAAAAGGGATTATCAAACAGATTATTGAGCAGGAAAGAATAGCAAGAAATAAAATATTAAAAGAAAGTAGATTAAAATTGGAGGATAGATTATATCGTTCTTTTGGAGTATTCTCAAATGCCAGGGTAATGTCTTCAGAAGAATTTATGAAGTTATTTTCCGATGTTAAATTAGGCGTAAATCTGGGCATAATAAAGGGGATACCGTTAGAAACGATAAATGAACTTATGATTATTACTCAACCGGCAAATATTATGAAACGGTATGGAGAAAATCTGAGTGCTGAAGAAAGGGACGTAAGAAGGGCAGAACTGATTAGAGAAAAGATTAAGATTTAG
- a CDS encoding UvrB/UvrC motif-containing protein yields MICQRCQQRPASVHVTQIINNEKKEVHLCEQCARENEQIAFSNPFNFASPFSINNLITAFLGNGFGYQVKQPQEPSVMPTCPVCGITYEQFARSGKLGCANCYSVFSDTLEPVFKRIHGNTYHNGKLPQRTGGKIKAKKEIERLKSQLMSAIQREEYEKAAQLRDQIKELEVHLKEEA; encoded by the coding sequence ATGATATGTCAAAGGTGCCAGCAGAGGCCTGCTAGCGTACATGTGACCCAGATTATTAATAATGAAAAAAAAGAGGTACACTTATGTGAACAATGTGCAAGGGAAAATGAGCAAATAGCATTTAGCAATCCTTTTAATTTTGCTTCCCCTTTTAGCATTAATAATCTAATCACTGCATTTTTAGGCAATGGCTTTGGCTATCAAGTAAAGCAGCCACAGGAGCCTTCGGTTATGCCAACATGTCCTGTGTGTGGAATCACTTATGAACAGTTTGCGAGAAGCGGAAAGTTGGGCTGTGCAAATTGCTATAGTGTATTTAGCGATACTTTGGAACCTGTTTTTAAGAGAATTCATGGCAACACCTATCATAATGGAAAATTGCCGCAGAGAACAGGCGGCAAGATAAAAGCCAAGAAGGAAATAGAAAGACTAAAATCCCAGTTGATGAGTGCTATACAAAGAGAGGAATATGAGAAGGCTGCACAACTCAGAGACCAGATAAAAGAGCTCGAGGTACACCTAAAGGAGGAAGCATAA
- a CDS encoding CtsR family transcriptional regulator, producing the protein MVRISDIIENFLKELIEETDGVVEIQRNELANYFNCVPSQINYVIDTRFTAEKGYIVQSRRGGGGYIKIKKININKSNYLMHIVNSIGNSITQQSAEAFIKNFLDYNAVTEREAKMMQIVVSDKVLNVPQPMRDALRANILKNMILSLI; encoded by the coding sequence ATTGTGAGAATAAGTGATATTATTGAAAATTTTCTTAAAGAATTGATAGAAGAGACAGATGGTGTGGTAGAAATTCAAAGAAATGAATTAGCCAACTACTTTAATTGTGTACCCTCACAAATTAACTACGTCATTGACACCAGATTCACAGCGGAAAAAGGTTACATTGTACAGAGCCGTCGTGGCGGTGGGGGATATATAAAGATAAAAAAGATAAATATAAATAAAAGTAATTACCTCATGCATATAGTAAATAGTATCGGAAATTCAATTACCCAGCAATCAGCAGAAGCATTTATCAAGAATTTTCTTGACTATAATGCTGTTACAGAAAGAGAAGCAAAGATGATGCAGATTGTAGTGAGTGATAAGGTATTAAACGTTCCACAACCTATGAGAGATGCCTTAAGGGCAAACATATTGAAGAATATGATTTTGAGTTTGATATGA
- a CDS encoding aspartate aminotransferase family protein, with the protein MTLQDIIQMDKEYFMNVFGDRIPVCFRYGKGINLWDLEDKVYYDFLGGIAVNALGHCHPKFTEILKSQLDKLIHTSSLYYIESQAKLAKTLIQNSCADKVFFSNSGAEANEGAIKLARIYFKKKGLTHKYEIITLKNSFHGRTLTTVAATGQEKYQKPYAPLTPGFKHVEINNLEALKEAITPSACAIMLELIQGESGVNLVTEEYLQQVKKLCDENDLLLIFDEVQTGMGRTGKLFGYMHFNIEPDIFTLAKALGGGIPIGAVCAKQHVASAFEPGDHGSTFGGNPFACTAGLAVMDILLNDGLIENAAKMGEYFKTRLQELKDKYSIINEVRGKGLMIGLEFTSDISKEFMKKLFQKGFLVGSVGTKVLRFLPPLIVTTEEIDKLVEALDKILGSSQFTVHS; encoded by the coding sequence ATGACTTTGCAAGATATTATACAGATGGATAAAGAATATTTTATGAATGTATTTGGAGATAGAATCCCCGTATGTTTTAGATATGGTAAGGGTATTAATCTGTGGGATCTGGAAGACAAGGTATATTATGACTTTCTGGGTGGAATTGCAGTAAATGCCCTTGGGCACTGTCACCCTAAATTTACAGAAATCTTAAAATCTCAGCTTGATAAATTGATTCATACTTCAAGCCTTTATTACATAGAATCTCAAGCCAAATTGGCAAAGACATTGATTCAAAATTCGTGTGCTGACAAGGTGTTTTTTAGCAATAGCGGTGCAGAAGCCAATGAAGGGGCAATTAAGCTTGCACGAATCTATTTTAAGAAAAAAGGATTAACGCATAAATATGAAATTATTACACTTAAAAATTCATTCCATGGAAGAACATTAACCACCGTTGCTGCAACAGGACAGGAAAAATATCAAAAACCTTATGCTCCACTGACACCAGGTTTTAAACATGTTGAAATAAATAACCTGGAAGCATTAAAGGAAGCAATTACTCCTTCCGCCTGTGCCATTATGCTGGAACTCATCCAGGGAGAAAGCGGTGTAAATCTTGTCACTGAAGAATACCTGCAACAGGTAAAAAAATTATGTGATGAAAATGATTTGTTGTTAATCTTTGATGAAGTTCAAACCGGTATGGGAAGGACGGGAAAATTATTCGGATATATGCACTTCAATATAGAACCGGATATATTCACTCTGGCCAAGGCATTGGGCGGCGGTATCCCCATCGGTGCCGTATGTGCAAAGCAGCATGTGGCTTCCGCCTTCGAACCCGGCGACCACGGTTCAACCTTTGGCGGCAATCCTTTCGCCTGTACAGCAGGGCTGGCAGTAATGGATATACTTCTCAATGACGGACTAATTGAAAATGCAGCAAAAATGGGTGAATATTTTAAGACCAGGCTGCAGGAATTAAAAGATAAATACAGTATCATCAATGAGGTACGTGGAAAAGGATTAATGATAGGGCTGGAATTCACCAGTGACATATCAAAAGAATTCATGAAAAAGCTATTTCAAAAAGGGTTCCTTGTAGGAAGTGTAGGAACGAAGGTGTTACGCTTTTTACCACCTCTTATAGTAACAACAGAAGAAATTGATAAGTTAGTTGAGGCATTAGATAAGATATTAGGTAGTTCACAGTTCACGGTTCACAGTTAA
- the carA gene encoding glutamine-hydrolyzing carbamoyl-phosphate synthase small subunit, translating to MQAILVLEDGTTFWGNSFGATGETFGEVVFNTCMTGYQEILTDPSYNGQIVTMTYPLIGNYGFNEMDNESYKPHAQGFIVKELCDAPSNWRCSINPEDYLKKYNIIGIKDIDTRSLTQHIRNFGSMYGVISTDCEDPEVLREKVKEKALIKRELVKEVSTKQMYNIHGTGKKVAVMDFGIKQNILRSLNSRGCNLYVFPCTATAEDVLAINPDGILLSNGPGDPKDLPWVIENTRKLLGQKPMMGICLGHQLLGLSLGGNTYKLKFGHHGGNHPVKDFTTGRVYITSQNHNYALEKDFSKDIEITHLNVNDNTVEGFRHKYLPIISVQYHPEAAPGPQDSAYIFDDFIKMMEVSSNA from the coding sequence ATGCAAGCAATACTTGTACTTGAAGACGGTACCACGTTCTGGGGCAATTCTTTCGGAGCTACCGGAGAAACCTTTGGAGAAGTGGTTTTTAATACATGTATGACCGGATACCAGGAAATATTGACTGATCCTTCCTATAACGGGCAGATTGTTACAATGACCTATCCCCTTATCGGTAATTATGGATTCAATGAAATGGATAATGAATCCTATAAACCTCATGCCCAGGGATTTATTGTAAAAGAACTGTGTGATGCACCAAGTAACTGGCGGTGCAGCATTAATCCGGAAGACTATCTTAAAAAATATAATATTATTGGAATAAAAGACATCGACACGCGAAGTCTGACGCAGCATATCAGAAATTTTGGCAGCATGTATGGCGTAATATCAACAGATTGCGAGGATCCGGAAGTTCTCCGGGAAAAAGTAAAAGAAAAAGCATTAATAAAAAGAGAGCTTGTAAAAGAAGTCAGTACAAAGCAAATGTATAATATACACGGCACCGGTAAAAAAGTTGCAGTAATGGACTTTGGTATTAAACAAAATATTCTAAGGTCGTTAAACAGCAGGGGGTGCAATCTGTACGTATTTCCCTGTACTGCCACCGCCGAGGATGTCTTGGCAATCAATCCTGACGGTATCCTACTCTCCAATGGGCCCGGAGATCCAAAGGATTTACCCTGGGTTATAGAAAATACCAGAAAGTTACTTGGTCAAAAACCAATGATGGGTATATGCCTTGGACATCAGTTACTAGGTTTATCCCTGGGAGGAAATACCTACAAACTAAAATTTGGACATCATGGCGGCAATCACCCTGTTAAGGATTTTACTACAGGAAGAGTTTATATCACTTCTCAAAATCATAACTATGCATTGGAAAAAGATTTTAGTAAAGATATCGAGATTACCCATCTCAACGTAAATGATAATACGGTAGAAGGGTTTAGACATAAATATTTGCCCATTATAAGCGTGCAATACCATCCTGAAGCTGCACCGGGCCCTCAGGATTCGGCCTATATATTCGATGATTTTATAAAAATGATGGAGGTGAGCTCCAATGCCTAA